In the Streptomyces sp. NBC_00525 genome, one interval contains:
- a CDS encoding aldehyde dehydrogenase family protein, with translation MSFFQELAGQYIDGEWRTGTGSWDIIDFNPYNGEKLAAITIATAAEVDEAYRAAERAQGEWAATSPYRRRDVLERALRVTERMAGEITGAIIDELGGTRTKAEYELGLAQEFLREAIRQALSPEGRILPSAADGRENLLYRLPVGVVGVISPFNFPLLVTMKSVAPALALGNAVVVKANQNSPVVGGGLVARIFEEAGLPAGLLNVVVTDIAEIGDAFIEHPVPSVISFAGSDRVGRHVAAAAGALFKRTILELSGNSALVVLDDADVDYAVDAAVFSRFIYSGQVCMAANRILVDRAVADEFTEKFCARVAALKTGDPREPDTRIGPVINTFHADSLAVLVDQAIAEGAEAPVRGWVRGNLVEPTVLTGLPEGSPLLNQEIFGPVALLVAFDGEDEAVRIVNDSPYGLSGAVHTARTGRGVRFAQRIRSGMFHVNDSTVHDDPGIAFGGEKDSGLGRMNGDAAVEAFTTQKWISVQHGRSVFPF, from the coding sequence ATGTCCTTCTTCCAAGAGCTGGCCGGCCAGTACATCGACGGTGAATGGCGGACGGGCACCGGCTCCTGGGACATCATCGATTTCAACCCGTACAACGGGGAGAAGCTCGCCGCGATCACCATCGCCACGGCCGCCGAGGTGGACGAGGCGTACCGCGCCGCCGAACGCGCGCAGGGCGAGTGGGCCGCGACCAGCCCGTACCGCCGCCGCGACGTCCTGGAACGCGCCCTGCGGGTCACCGAGCGAATGGCCGGTGAGATCACCGGGGCGATCATCGACGAACTGGGCGGCACCCGCACCAAGGCGGAGTACGAACTGGGCCTCGCCCAGGAATTCCTGCGGGAGGCCATCCGCCAGGCGCTGTCCCCGGAGGGCCGCATCCTGCCCTCCGCCGCGGACGGCCGGGAGAACCTGCTCTACCGGCTGCCGGTGGGTGTCGTCGGCGTCATCAGCCCGTTCAACTTCCCGCTCCTGGTGACGATGAAGTCCGTCGCCCCCGCGCTCGCCCTCGGCAACGCGGTCGTCGTCAAGGCCAACCAGAACTCGCCCGTCGTCGGCGGCGGCCTGGTCGCCAGGATCTTCGAGGAGGCCGGGCTGCCGGCCGGGCTGCTCAACGTCGTCGTCACGGACATCGCCGAGATAGGCGACGCCTTCATCGAGCACCCCGTGCCCAGCGTGATCTCCTTCGCCGGCTCGGACCGCGTCGGCCGCCATGTCGCCGCCGCGGCGGGTGCCCTCTTCAAGCGCACCATCCTCGAACTCAGCGGCAACAGCGCCCTGGTGGTCCTGGACGACGCCGACGTCGACTACGCGGTGGACGCCGCCGTCTTCAGCCGGTTCATCTACTCCGGCCAGGTCTGCATGGCCGCCAACCGCATCCTCGTGGACCGCGCGGTGGCCGACGAGTTCACCGAGAAGTTCTGCGCCCGTGTGGCCGCCCTCAAGACCGGCGACCCGCGTGAGCCGGACACCCGCATCGGCCCGGTCATCAACACCTTCCACGCCGACTCGCTGGCCGTCCTGGTGGACCAGGCGATCGCCGAGGGCGCCGAGGCGCCGGTCCGCGGCTGGGTGCGCGGCAACCTCGTCGAGCCGACCGTGCTCACCGGGCTGCCCGAGGGCTCCCCGCTGCTGAACCAGGAGATCTTCGGGCCCGTCGCGCTGCTGGTCGCCTTCGACGGCGAGGACGAGGCCGTGCGCATCGTCAACGACAGCCCGTACGGTCTCAGCGGCGCCGTGCACACCGCCCGCACCGGGCGCGGGGTCCGGTTCGCCCAGCGCATCCGCAGCGGCATGTTCCACGTCAACGACTCCACCGTGCACGACGATCCGGGCATCGCCTTCGGCGGCGAGAAGGACTCCGGCCTCGGCCGGATGAACGGCGACGCGGCGGTGGAGGCGTTCACCACCCAGAAGTGGATCTCCGTCCAGCACGGCCGCAGCGTCTTCCCCTTCTGA
- a CDS encoding PadR family transcriptional regulator, which produces MSAIRLLVLGAVRQHGRAHGYQVRNDLEYWGAHEWSNAKPGSVYHALKQLAKQGMLLAHEVAPSTAGGPPRIEYEITERGTGEYLALLRTSLTSYDQRMDVLSAGIGFIVDLERTEAVALLRERLENLATWRTAVTEHYLPEGGPEALGHIGEVMNYWVHSADAGAEWTRGLIARIEGGAYVFAGEGEPFVGVLAEGEENPYATGIPDPGDAD; this is translated from the coding sequence ATGTCCGCGATCCGGCTGCTGGTCCTCGGCGCCGTGCGCCAGCACGGCCGGGCCCACGGCTACCAGGTCCGCAACGACCTGGAGTACTGGGGCGCCCACGAGTGGTCCAACGCCAAGCCCGGCTCCGTCTACCACGCGCTCAAGCAGCTCGCGAAGCAGGGCATGCTCCTCGCCCACGAGGTGGCCCCGAGCACGGCGGGCGGCCCGCCGCGCATCGAGTACGAGATCACCGAGCGCGGCACCGGGGAGTACCTCGCCCTGCTGCGCACCTCGCTGACCTCGTACGACCAGCGCATGGACGTCCTCTCGGCGGGCATCGGCTTCATCGTCGACCTGGAGCGCACCGAGGCGGTCGCGCTGCTCCGTGAGCGGCTGGAGAACCTCGCCACCTGGCGCACCGCCGTCACCGAGCACTACCTCCCGGAGGGCGGGCCCGAGGCGCTGGGCCACATCGGCGAGGTCATGAACTACTGGGTGCACTCGGCGGACGCCGGCGCGGAGTGGACGCGCGGCCTGATCGCCCGCATCGAGGGCGGGGCGTACGTCTTCGCCGGCGAGGGGGAGCCCTTCGTCGGCGTACTCGCCGAGGGCGAGGAGAACCCGTACGCGACGGGCATCCCCGATCCGGGCGACGCGGACTGA
- a CDS encoding ABC transporter permease → MSAVTWAVSDSWTMIRRELARWARQPGQVAVGLAFPVMLLLMFTYLVGGGRGVEGDTAEYLVPGMLALTMGFGLESTVLAVTRDLEKGVVDRFRSMPMASGAVLVGRAAADMLQSAAALVVLTGVGLAVGWRWHHGPGAALGAMGLLLLLRFAMLWLGILLALVAGRPERAQAVQILVWPVGFLSTVFATPETMPGWLGAAVEWNPLSATATAVRELCGNPGADGGSWAAGHAQLLAVLGPLVLLAVFFPLAVRRFARLGR, encoded by the coding sequence ATGAGCGCGGTGACGTGGGCGGTGTCCGATTCCTGGACGATGATCCGGCGCGAACTGGCCCGCTGGGCCCGGCAGCCGGGCCAGGTGGCGGTGGGCCTGGCCTTCCCGGTGATGCTGCTGCTGATGTTCACCTATCTGGTCGGCGGCGGGCGCGGCGTCGAGGGGGACACGGCGGAGTATTTGGTGCCCGGCATGCTGGCGCTGACCATGGGCTTCGGTCTGGAGTCGACGGTGCTGGCGGTCACCCGCGACCTGGAGAAGGGGGTCGTGGACCGGTTCCGCTCGATGCCGATGGCCTCCGGGGCGGTGCTGGTCGGCCGGGCCGCCGCGGACATGCTCCAGTCGGCGGCCGCGCTGGTGGTGCTCACGGGAGTGGGCCTGGCGGTCGGCTGGCGCTGGCACCACGGGCCGGGCGCCGCGCTCGGCGCGATGGGGCTGCTCCTGCTGCTGCGGTTCGCGATGCTGTGGCTCGGCATCCTGCTCGCGCTGGTGGCCGGGCGCCCGGAGCGCGCGCAGGCCGTGCAGATCCTGGTCTGGCCGGTGGGCTTCCTGTCCACGGTGTTCGCCACGCCGGAGACGATGCCCGGATGGCTGGGCGCCGCCGTCGAGTGGAACCCGCTCTCGGCCACCGCGACGGCGGTGCGCGAACTGTGCGGCAACCCGGGCGCGGACGGCGGCTCCTGGGCGGCCGGCCACGCCCAGCTCCTCGCGGTGCTCGGCCCGCTGGTGCTGCTCGCGGTGTTCTTCCCGCTCGCGGTGCGGCGGTTCGCGCGGCTCGGCCGCTGA
- a CDS encoding glutamate decarboxylase — MPLHRGSAHEGEPSAAQRRLALNPFYGEADPVAGMESAPPRHRMPDGPLPPHTAYGLVHDELMLDGNSRLNLATFVTTWMEPQAAVLMGECRDKNMIDKDEYPRTAELERRCVSMLADLWHAPDPSAAVGCSTTGSSEACMLAAMALKRRWAAKNADRYPATARPNLVMGVNVQVCWEKFCTFWEVEPRLVPMEGDRFHLDPQAAVDLCDENTIGVVGVLGSTFDGSYEPIEELCAALDGLQERTGLDIPVHVDGASGAMVAPFLDEELVWDFRLPRVSSINTSGHKYGLVYPGVGWALWRSSAELPEELVFRVNYLGGDMPTFALNFSRPGAQVVAQYYTFLRLGRDGYRAVQQAARDVATGLAAKIEELGDFRLLTRGDQLPVFALTTKPEVKSYDVFDVSRRLRERGWLVPAYTFPADREDLSVLRVVCRNGFSSDLAELLIEDLRLLMPELRAQPHPLTRDQNAATSFHH; from the coding sequence ATGCCGCTCCACCGTGGCTCCGCGCACGAGGGCGAACCGTCGGCCGCGCAGCGCAGGCTCGCGCTCAACCCGTTCTACGGGGAGGCCGACCCGGTCGCCGGCATGGAGTCGGCGCCGCCCCGGCACCGGATGCCGGACGGGCCGCTGCCGCCCCACACCGCGTACGGGCTCGTCCACGACGAGCTGATGCTCGACGGCAACTCGCGGCTCAACCTCGCCACCTTCGTCACCACCTGGATGGAGCCGCAGGCCGCGGTGCTGATGGGCGAGTGCCGCGACAAGAACATGATCGACAAGGACGAGTACCCGCGCACCGCCGAGCTGGAGCGGCGCTGTGTGTCGATGCTCGCCGACCTCTGGCACGCCCCCGACCCCTCGGCGGCCGTGGGCTGTTCGACGACCGGGTCCAGCGAGGCGTGCATGCTCGCCGCGATGGCGCTCAAACGCCGCTGGGCGGCGAAGAACGCCGACCGCTACCCGGCGACCGCCCGCCCCAACCTCGTGATGGGGGTGAACGTGCAGGTGTGCTGGGAGAAGTTCTGCACGTTCTGGGAGGTCGAGCCGCGCCTGGTCCCCATGGAGGGCGACCGCTTCCACCTCGACCCGCAGGCCGCCGTCGACCTCTGCGACGAGAACACCATCGGGGTCGTGGGCGTCCTCGGCTCCACCTTCGACGGCAGCTACGAGCCGATCGAGGAGCTGTGCGCGGCCCTGGACGGACTCCAGGAGCGCACCGGCCTCGACATCCCGGTCCATGTGGACGGGGCGTCCGGGGCCATGGTCGCGCCGTTCCTCGACGAGGAGCTGGTGTGGGACTTCCGGCTTCCCCGCGTCTCCTCCATCAACACCTCCGGCCACAAGTACGGGCTGGTCTATCCGGGCGTCGGCTGGGCGCTGTGGCGGTCGTCCGCCGAGCTGCCCGAGGAGCTGGTCTTCCGGGTGAACTACCTGGGCGGCGACATGCCGACCTTCGCGCTGAACTTCTCCCGGCCCGGCGCCCAGGTCGTCGCGCAGTACTACACGTTCCTGCGGCTGGGCCGGGACGGCTACCGGGCCGTGCAGCAGGCGGCGCGGGACGTGGCGACGGGCCTGGCCGCGAAGATCGAGGAGCTGGGCGACTTCCGGCTGCTCACCCGGGGCGACCAGCTCCCCGTCTTCGCGCTGACGACGAAGCCGGAGGTGAAGTCCTACGACGTCTTCGACGTGTCACGGCGGCTGCGCGAGCGGGGCTGGCTGGTGCCCGCGTACACCTTCCCGGCCGACCGGGAGGATCTGTCGGTGCTCCGCGTCGTGTGCCGCAACGGCTTCTCCTCCGACCTGGCGGAACTCCTCATCGAGGACCTGCGGCTGCTGATGCCCGAACTGCGCGCCCAGCCGCACCCGCTGACCCGCGACCAGAACGCCGCCACGTCCTTCCACCACTGA
- a CDS encoding ion channel protein — protein sequence MTTDSAVAEPVPARRLLALIVPALAVGVASALVLLGVSLLAEELQDVLWKTLPDALSVGRYSSLWMIVMLTVTGLVTGLVVSTVPGRAGPDPATMGLVDPPLPPYVVPGLLVATVLALAGGVSLGPENPITAANIALAAWAGRRIAPGAPGQLWLGLAAAGTVGALFGTPVAAALILTEALASAPGPGALWDKLFGPLAAGAAGSLTMALAEHPSFDLSLPAYAHTGWGDLLSAAVIASAGAVLGLAAVYAFPLVHRFFRALRHPVLALTLGGLALGLLGALGGHLTLFKGLDEVKTIAADPDGWSAAGFGAMAVVKTAALVIAATCGFRGGRIFPAVFSGVALGLCAHALVDGVPVALAVTCAVLGVLLAVTRQGWLSLFTAAVLAGDTALLPVLCVALLPGWLLVTGRPLMQLREDGTPMR from the coding sequence ATGACGACCGATTCCGCCGTCGCCGAGCCGGTTCCCGCCCGTCGGCTGCTCGCGCTCATCGTGCCCGCCCTGGCCGTCGGGGTGGCCTCGGCCCTGGTGCTGCTCGGGGTCAGCCTCCTCGCGGAGGAGTTGCAGGACGTCCTCTGGAAGACGCTGCCCGACGCGCTGTCGGTCGGCCGGTACTCCTCGCTCTGGATGATCGTCATGCTCACCGTCACCGGCCTGGTGACCGGCCTGGTGGTCAGTACGGTGCCGGGCCGGGCCGGGCCGGACCCGGCGACCATGGGCCTCGTCGACCCGCCGCTGCCCCCGTACGTGGTGCCCGGCCTGCTCGTGGCCACCGTCCTGGCCCTGGCGGGCGGCGTCAGCCTGGGCCCGGAGAACCCGATCACCGCCGCCAACATCGCCCTGGCCGCCTGGGCCGGACGCCGGATCGCCCCCGGCGCGCCCGGACAGCTGTGGCTCGGGCTCGCCGCCGCCGGCACGGTCGGCGCCCTCTTCGGCACCCCGGTGGCCGCCGCCCTCATCCTCACCGAGGCACTGGCCTCCGCACCGGGGCCCGGCGCGCTCTGGGACAAGCTGTTCGGGCCACTGGCGGCCGGGGCCGCCGGATCGCTGACCATGGCGCTGGCCGAACACCCCAGCTTCGACCTGTCGCTGCCCGCGTACGCGCACACCGGCTGGGGCGATCTGCTTTCCGCCGCCGTGATCGCGTCCGCCGGAGCGGTCCTCGGCCTCGCGGCGGTGTACGCGTTCCCGCTGGTGCACCGGTTCTTCCGGGCCCTGCGGCATCCGGTGCTCGCCCTGACCCTGGGCGGCCTGGCGCTCGGGCTGCTCGGGGCGCTGGGCGGACACCTCACCCTCTTCAAGGGGCTGGACGAGGTGAAGACGATCGCCGCCGATCCGGACGGCTGGTCGGCCGCCGGGTTCGGGGCGATGGCGGTGGTGAAGACGGCGGCCCTGGTGATCGCCGCGACCTGCGGCTTCCGGGGCGGCCGGATCTTCCCCGCGGTGTTCTCGGGCGTGGCGCTCGGGCTGTGCGCCCACGCGCTGGTGGACGGGGTGCCGGTGGCGCTCGCGGTGACGTGTGCGGTGCTGGGCGTCCTGCTGGCCGTCACCCGGCAGGGCTGGCTCAGCCTGTTCACGGCGGCGGTGCTGGCCGGGGACACCGCCCTGCTCCCGGTGCTGTGCGTCGCCCTGCTGCCCGGCTGGCTGCTGGTCACCGGCCGCCCGCTGATGCAGCTGCGCGAGGACGGCACGCCGATGCGCTGA
- a CDS encoding MerR family transcriptional regulator codes for MEHSVGQVAGFAGVTVRTLHHYDSLGLLSPSGRSHAGHRRYDDADLDRLQQILFYRELGFPLDDIAALLDDPDADPQEHLRRQHTLLSHRIAELQRMAAAVETAMEARRMGIDLTPEEKFEVFGDKDPEQYAEEAERRWGSTDAYAESRRRTARLTKEDWLRIKAENADWGERYTALMDAGEPADGERAMDLAEEHRLQICSRFYECGYDIHRGLGEMYVSDPRFTAFYDAVRPGLAAHLRDAIEANARRRA; via the coding sequence ATGGAGCACTCCGTGGGACAGGTCGCCGGCTTCGCCGGGGTCACGGTGCGCACCCTGCACCACTACGACTCCCTCGGCCTCCTCTCGCCGAGCGGCCGCAGCCACGCGGGCCACCGGCGCTACGACGACGCCGATCTGGACCGGTTGCAGCAGATCCTGTTCTACCGGGAGCTCGGATTCCCGCTCGACGACATCGCGGCCCTGCTCGACGACCCGGACGCGGACCCGCAGGAGCACCTGCGCCGGCAGCACACCCTGCTGTCCCACCGGATCGCCGAACTCCAGCGGATGGCCGCCGCCGTAGAGACAGCCATGGAGGCACGCAGAATGGGCATCGACCTCACACCCGAGGAGAAGTTCGAGGTCTTCGGCGACAAGGACCCCGAACAGTACGCGGAGGAAGCCGAACGGCGCTGGGGCTCCACCGACGCCTACGCCGAGTCGCGGCGCCGGACCGCCCGCCTCACCAAGGAGGACTGGCTGCGGATCAAGGCCGAGAACGCCGACTGGGGCGAGCGCTACACGGCCCTGATGGACGCGGGCGAGCCGGCCGACGGCGAGCGCGCCATGGACCTCGCGGAGGAGCACCGGCTCCAGATCTGCTCCCGGTTCTACGAGTGCGGCTACGACATCCACCGGGGCCTCGGCGAGATGTACGTCTCCGACCCGCGCTTCACCGCGTTCTACGACGCCGTGCGGCCGGGGCTCGCCGCGCATCTGCGCGACGCGATCGAGGCGAACGCCCGCCGCCGGGCGTAA
- a CDS encoding DedA family protein: MNTLALGPSWLDPDYLIGEFGLIGVLVIVFAESGLLIGFFLPGDSLLFTTGLLVTTGKLHTPLWLVCVLVALAAIIGDQVGYLFGRKVGPALFSRPDSRLFKQENVEKAHEFFEKHGPKSLILARFVPIVRTFTPIIAGVSRMNYRSFIIFNIIGGVLWGVGVTLLGAALGNVKFVHENIEAMLVLIVLISVVPIIIEFLRARSKGKKEGTAANGEVPPQEPAAGPGRRGGRHAKR; the protein is encoded by the coding sequence TTGAATACGCTTGCGCTCGGACCGAGCTGGCTGGACCCGGACTATCTCATCGGGGAATTCGGCCTGATCGGCGTGCTGGTCATCGTCTTCGCCGAGTCCGGGCTGTTGATCGGGTTCTTCCTGCCCGGTGACTCCCTGCTCTTCACCACCGGCCTGCTGGTGACCACGGGCAAGCTGCACACCCCGCTCTGGCTGGTCTGCGTCCTGGTCGCCCTGGCGGCGATCATCGGCGACCAGGTGGGGTACCTCTTCGGCCGCAAGGTCGGCCCCGCGCTCTTCAGCCGGCCCGACTCCCGCCTCTTCAAGCAGGAGAACGTCGAGAAGGCCCACGAGTTCTTCGAGAAGCACGGCCCGAAGTCGCTGATCCTGGCCCGCTTCGTGCCGATCGTGCGCACCTTCACCCCGATCATCGCCGGGGTCAGCCGGATGAACTACCGCTCGTTCATCATCTTCAACATCATCGGCGGCGTTCTCTGGGGTGTCGGCGTGACCCTGCTGGGCGCCGCCCTCGGCAACGTGAAGTTCGTGCACGAGAACATCGAGGCGATGCTCGTCCTCATCGTGCTGATCTCGGTCGTCCCGATCATCATCGAGTTCCTGCGCGCCCGCAGCAAGGGCAAGAAGGAAGGGACCGCCGCGAACGGCGAGGTCCCCCCGCAGGAGCCGGCCGCCGGCCCCGGCCGCCGCGGCGGGCGCCACGCCAAGCGCTGA
- a CDS encoding threonine/serine ThrE exporter family protein, with protein sequence MVAEAGGSEDEKPQSDEAHSAFSRPAGTEPPAAPPEEDSPTSEFALPAGVTPEPPAAGSGSGTGSASGSDTIGSAFAPPSTYSFRDSPPAFTPAHGIPMVKLTEEAPWQDRMRTMLRLPVAERPAPEPVQRHDEAAPAVPRVLDLTLRIGELLLAGGEGAEDVEAAMFAVTRSYGLDRCEPTVTFTLLSISHQPSLVDDPVTASRTVRRRGTDYTRLAAVFRLIDDITTVEGEVSLEEAYRRLAEIRRNRHPYPGWVLTLAAGTLAGAASVLVGGGALVFLVAMVGAMLGDRLAWVCAGRGLPEFYQFVVAAMPPAAMGVALTLTHWSDVRPSAVITGGLFALLPGRALVAGVQDGLTGYYITASARLLEVMYFFIAIVTGVLLALYGGLQLGAELNPEARLISHDRPVIQILASMVLTLSFAILLQQERATVLAVTLNGGVAWVVFGAMARTGGLSAVAATAAAAGLVGLFGQLFSRYRYTSSLPYITAAIGPLLPGSATYFGLLGVAQNELDRGLASLSTAVATALAIAIGVNLGSEISRLFMRVPGAVGGANRRAAKRTRGF encoded by the coding sequence GTGGTGGCGGAAGCGGGCGGGTCCGAGGACGAGAAGCCCCAGTCCGACGAGGCGCACAGTGCCTTCTCGCGGCCGGCCGGGACCGAGCCGCCCGCGGCGCCGCCCGAGGAGGACAGCCCGACGTCGGAATTCGCCCTTCCGGCAGGGGTGACGCCCGAGCCCCCGGCGGCGGGTTCCGGTTCCGGTACGGGTTCCGCTTCCGGGTCCGACACGATCGGTTCGGCGTTCGCCCCGCCGAGCACGTACAGCTTCCGGGACTCGCCGCCGGCCTTCACTCCGGCGCACGGCATCCCGATGGTCAAGCTGACCGAGGAGGCGCCCTGGCAGGACCGGATGCGCACGATGCTGCGGTTGCCGGTGGCCGAGCGCCCGGCGCCGGAGCCGGTCCAGCGGCACGACGAGGCGGCGCCCGCGGTGCCGAGGGTGCTCGACCTGACCCTGCGCATCGGGGAGTTGCTGCTGGCGGGCGGCGAGGGCGCGGAGGACGTCGAGGCGGCGATGTTCGCGGTGACGCGCAGCTACGGTCTCGACCGCTGCGAGCCGACCGTGACGTTCACCCTGCTGTCGATCTCGCACCAGCCGTCGCTGGTGGACGACCCGGTGACGGCGAGCCGTACGGTACGCCGCCGGGGCACGGACTACACCCGGCTGGCCGCGGTCTTCCGGCTGATCGACGACATCACGACGGTCGAGGGCGAGGTGTCGCTGGAGGAGGCGTACCGGCGGCTGGCGGAGATCCGGCGCAACCGGCATCCGTATCCCGGCTGGGTGCTGACGCTGGCGGCGGGCACGCTGGCGGGTGCGGCGTCGGTGCTGGTCGGCGGTGGCGCGCTGGTGTTCCTGGTGGCGATGGTCGGGGCGATGCTGGGTGACCGGCTGGCCTGGGTGTGCGCGGGGCGCGGCCTTCCGGAGTTCTACCAGTTCGTGGTGGCGGCGATGCCGCCGGCCGCGATGGGTGTGGCGCTGACGCTGACGCACTGGTCGGACGTGCGGCCCTCGGCGGTGATCACCGGTGGGCTGTTCGCGCTGCTGCCGGGGCGGGCGCTGGTGGCGGGGGTGCAGGACGGGCTGACCGGGTACTACATCACGGCCTCGGCGCGGCTCCTGGAGGTGATGTACTTCTTCATCGCGATCGTCACCGGGGTGCTGCTGGCGCTGTACGGGGGCCTTCAGCTGGGCGCGGAGCTGAATCCGGAGGCGCGGCTGATCTCGCACGACCGGCCGGTGATCCAGATCCTGGCCTCGATGGTGCTGACCCTGTCCTTCGCGATCCTGCTCCAGCAGGAGCGGGCGACGGTCCTGGCGGTGACGCTGAACGGGGGCGTGGCCTGGGTGGTCTTCGGGGCGATGGCCCGTACGGGCGGGCTGTCGGCGGTGGCCGCGACGGCTGCGGCGGCCGGGCTCGTCGGCCTGTTCGGGCAGTTGTTCTCGCGGTATCGCTACACCTCGTCGCTGCCGTACATCACGGCGGCGATCGGGCCGCTGCTGCCCGGTTCGGCGACGTACTTCGGGCTGCTGGGTGTGGCGCAGAACGAGCTGGACCGGGGGCTGGCGTCGCTGTCCACGGCGGTGGCGACGGCGCTGGCGATCGCCATCGGGGTGAATCTGGGGAGCGAGATCTCCCGGCTGTTCATGCGGGTGCCGGGGGCGGTCGGCGGGGCGAACCGCCGCGCGGCCAAGCGGACGCGCGGCTTCTGA
- a CDS encoding inorganic diphosphatase, which produces MEFDVVIEIPKGSRNKYEVDHETGRIRLDRRLFTSTSYPADYGFVENTLGEDGDPLDALVILEEPTFPGCLIKCRAIGMFRMTDEAGGDDKLLCVPASDPRVEHLQDIQHVSEFDRLEIQHFFEVYKDLEPGKSVEGADWVGRAEAEAEIDASRKRLEAQGGAH; this is translated from the coding sequence GTGGAGTTCGACGTCGTTATCGAGATCCCGAAGGGTTCGCGCAACAAGTACGAGGTGGATCACGAGACCGGCCGGATTCGTCTGGACCGTCGGCTCTTCACCTCGACCAGCTACCCGGCGGACTACGGCTTCGTCGAGAACACCCTCGGCGAGGACGGCGACCCGCTGGACGCGCTGGTCATCCTGGAGGAGCCGACGTTCCCCGGCTGCCTCATCAAGTGCCGCGCGATCGGCATGTTCCGGATGACCGACGAGGCCGGCGGCGACGACAAGCTGCTGTGCGTCCCGGCGTCGGACCCGCGGGTGGAGCACCTGCAGGACATCCAGCACGTGTCGGAGTTCGACCGTCTGGAGATCCAGCACTTCTTCGAGGTCTACAAGGACCTGGAGCCTGGCAAGTCCGTCGAGGGCGCCGACTGGGTCGGCCGCGCCGAGGCCGAGGCCGAGATCGACGCCTCGCGCAAGCGCCTGGAGGCGCAGGGCGGCGCGCACTGA
- the dacB gene encoding D-alanyl-D-alanine carboxypeptidase/D-alanyl-D-alanine endopeptidase, translating to MAEPVERPSTEPSGGPGGSLAARSGVRGPVNNWQFTAVSAVAGLALAAGAVLAAGPWDSGQRKAERDRATAAARTGGVHHAADPEGPAPAPSAPAVLDALGTGGTVSRDAPAGATRDLRAVLDPLMGNDALGTRRAAVVIDTATGKRLYGKGADAPMTPASTVKIATTVAALDALGPAHRIPTTVRASADLRTVTLVGGGDPTLRKADLRALATETARALKAGKTRSVHLRYDTSRYTGPSHHPIGPNENIAPMSALMVDEGRRDDSTKGPAPRTEDPAGDAARAFAGLLDDAGIDTKGAPAHGRPAKGSHTVATHLSAPLSGLVERALTNSDNDIAEALARQTAIAAGQRADFAGGRRAVTARLKKLGLPLKGVNIADGSGLDRRDKVTAALLAGLLARAADPGHPELRPVLTGLPVAGFTGTLSRRYTTEDGGTGFIRAKTGTLTGVNSLAGTVVDTRGRLLAFAFLASGTTAPAEAQKALDELATALGAGRR from the coding sequence GTGGCCGAGCCGGTGGAAAGACCGTCGACCGAACCGTCCGGCGGGCCGGGCGGAAGTCTCGCGGCCCGCTCGGGCGTACGCGGCCCCGTGAACAACTGGCAGTTCACAGCCGTCTCCGCCGTCGCCGGACTGGCCCTCGCGGCCGGCGCCGTCCTCGCCGCCGGCCCCTGGGACTCGGGTCAGCGTAAGGCCGAGCGGGACCGGGCGACCGCCGCCGCCCGCACAGGTGGCGTACATCACGCCGCAGACCCCGAGGGCCCCGCCCCCGCCCCCAGCGCCCCCGCCGTCCTCGACGCCCTCGGCACCGGGGGAACCGTCAGCCGGGACGCCCCGGCCGGCGCCACCCGCGACCTGCGCGCCGTCCTGGACCCGCTGATGGGGAACGACGCGCTCGGCACCCGGCGCGCCGCCGTCGTCATCGACACCGCCACCGGCAAACGCCTCTACGGCAAGGGCGCCGACGCCCCCATGACCCCCGCCTCCACCGTCAAGATCGCCACCACCGTCGCCGCCCTCGACGCCCTCGGCCCCGCCCACCGCATCCCCACCACCGTCCGCGCCTCCGCCGACCTGCGCACCGTCACCCTCGTCGGCGGCGGCGACCCCACCCTCCGCAAGGCCGACCTGCGCGCCCTGGCCACCGAGACCGCCCGCGCCCTCAAGGCCGGCAAGACGCGCTCCGTGCACCTGCGCTACGACACCTCCCGCTACACCGGCCCCTCCCACCACCCGATCGGCCCCAACGAGAACATCGCGCCCATGAGCGCCCTCATGGTCGACGAGGGCCGCCGTGACGACTCCACCAAGGGCCCCGCCCCGCGCACCGAGGACCCGGCGGGCGACGCCGCCCGCGCCTTCGCCGGACTCCTGGACGACGCCGGGATCGACACGAAGGGCGCCCCCGCGCACGGCCGCCCCGCCAAGGGTTCCCACACCGTCGCCACCCACCTCTCCGCCCCGCTCTCCGGCCTCGTCGAACGCGCCCTGACCAACAGCGACAACGACATCGCCGAGGCCCTCGCCCGGCAGACCGCCATCGCCGCCGGGCAGCGCGCAGACTTCGCCGGCGGCCGCCGGGCCGTCACCGCCCGCCTCAAGAAGCTCGGCCTCCCCCTCAAGGGCGTGAACATCGCCGACGGCAGCGGACTCGACCGCCGGGACAAGGTCACCGCCGCCCTCCTGGCCGGACTCCTCGCCCGCGCCGCCGACCCCGGCCACCCCGAACTCCGCCCCGTCCTCACCGGCCTGCCCGTCGCCGGATTCACCGGCACCCTCAGCCGCCGCTACACCACCGAGGACGGCGGCACCGGCTTCATCCGCGCCAAGACCGGCACCCTCACCGGCGTCAACAGCCTCGCCGGAACCGTCGTGGACACCCGCGGCCGGCTCCTCGCCTTCGCCTTCCTCGCCTCCGGCACCACCGCCCCCGCCGAAGCCCAGAAAGCCCTCGACGAACTCGCCACCGCGCTCGGCGCCGGCCGGAGATGA